Genomic DNA from Candidatus Sphingomonas phytovorans:
ACCGGCTTGGAGGCGAGCGCGCCGAGATTGCCCATGCCCAGGATCGCGGTGCCATTGGAGATTACCGCGACCAGATTGCCCTTGGCGGTATAGTCATATGCAGTGGCGGGATCGTCATAGATCGCCTGCACCGGCACGGCGACGCCCGGGGAATAGGCCAGCGCCAGGTCGCGCTGGGTCGCCATCGGCTTGGACGCGATGATCTCGATCTTGCCCGGCCGGCCTTCCGAATGGAACAGCAGCGCCTCGCGTTCGGAAAACTGGACGTTCGATTCCTCGGCCATGCATCTCTCGCTTTCGTCGTCGCCATCACGCGGGCGCGAATCCTATAGGATCAATGCCTTTAGAGGCAAGTTGACCCTACGTCACCCCGGACCCGTTCCGGGGCCAACCCTGCCGCGCATGCTGGTCCACGGCTCTTGCGGCAAGGTGCTGGCCGGGACAACCCTGTCAGTGGCAAAAAGTAACCACCGATACGACGATAGCCATTCCTCCCCTGCCCCCGACGCGGGAAGGCGTGGACGGCACGTGCCGCCCACGCCTTCCCGCTCCGCAAAAGGAAGCTCAGACCAGGTTGATCTCGACCGCGATATTGCCGCGCGTCGCCTTGGAATAAGGGCAATGCTGGTGCGCCCCGTCGACCAGCGCCCGGGCGACATCGCGCTCGACGCCGGGCAGGCTGACATTCAGCCGCGCGCGGAGGAAATAGCCGGTCGAATCATTCGCCAGGTCGACCTCCGCATCAACCGCCAGATCGGCCGGCAGGGCGACCTTCAGTTCGCGAGCCACCAGCCCCATCGCGCCGATGAAGCAGGCCGACCAGCCCGCCGCGAACAGCTGTTCCGGGTTGGTGCCGCCGCCGGACGTGCCGGGCGAGGAAAGCTTGATGTCGAGCCGGCCGTCGCTGCTCTGCGCCGCGCCGTCGCGGCCGCCGGTGGCGTGGGTCTTGGCGGTGTAGAGGATCTTGGTCTCGGACATGCTCTGGCTCCTTCACGATACTAGTCGCATCCGCTTCAATCGGATACGATGTAAATAGACTTGACGAACATCGAGTCAACCCCCTTCCGATTTAATCGTATCCGATCTATATCGGTGAAACGCCCGGCACCTACGCCGCCGTCAAGGAACCGCCATGACCGCCGCCGCTCCCGTCGACCTGTCGACCCTCAGATTATCCGACTTTCTGTGCTTCGCCATCTACTCGGCCAATCTGGCGTTCGGGCGGGCCTACAAGCCGCTGCTCGAGCAGTTCGGCCTCACCTACACGCAATATATCGTGATCGTGGCGCTGTCGGAGGAGGATGGCCAGACCGTCGGTCGCCTGGGCGAGAAGCTGTTTCTCGAATCCAACACGCTCACCCCGATCCTCAAGAAGCTCGAGGCGCTTGGTTATCTGAGCCGCCGACGCGACCTGGCTGACGAACGCCAGGTGCTGCTCAGCCTGACCGCAGCCGGGCGGGATCTGCATGAAAGGAGCCTGTGCGTGAACCTGGTCGAGGCGACCGGCCTCACCGCGGAGGAATTCCCGATCCTGCGAAAGGCGGTCGGCAGGCTGCGCGACAATCTGCTCGACGCCACACACCCCGGCGCGTGACCCCGCCGGGCGGGATCAGAGGCGGGTCGGCGGCGATGGCGGCCGCTCGATCGCGGTCACGGTCAGCTGCTGAACGCAGCCGCCTTGCGCGGTCACTCGCACCCCGCGCAGCTCGACCGTCACGGGCGGCCCGTCTGCCACGCTCACCTTGAGCCGCTGCGCCTGCGCGGGCGTCAGCGTCATCTTGGTCGCAAGGCCGGTCAGCAGCAACGGGATCGCCCGCTCGACATCGGCCGGGTCGCCGCAGGTCTTGCCCATCCCGGAAGCAAGGCCGACCTGCCTGATCCAGCCGTCCGGCAACCGGTAGAGCTTCGCCTCGCCCCGGTCCCCGCTGGTCGAGATGATCGTCCCGCCCGTGGCGGCATCCGGCACCATGTCGTTACGGGTCGGCTTGGCCCAGGGCGCACCGAGCCCGGCGATGGTCGCCTGGACACCCGGTATGGTCTGGTCGAAACTCGGCTTGGGCGGCGGCCCGGCCGGCGCTTCCTGTCGCTCCGGCGCAGACCCGCAGGCCGCCAGCATCAGCATGGCGGCAAGCCCGCCGGTCGGCCGCAAGCTGCTCAATATTCCCTCCGCGTTCGCATCCGCCGCCCGATAGCATGCACGCGCCACCAAAGACGAGCCGCGATCGAAGGGGCTAATATTGATGCGGAATTTTCAAGCGGCGGGGATGTATCTGATTGAACATCTGGCAGTAGGGAGAGGGGCTGCCCGCATGGGCGCCACGACCTGAAGACGCGCCCGATGCCAGCGTTCACGATGCTTTAGTGACAAGGCGGCATTGAGCATCATGTGCGCACGATGTGAGCGATAAATCGGAAGACCTGCGCCCCATTCGTCAGCCTGACGCTGTACAATTGCGTAACATTTCCAGTCGTATTTCGAGGTTCTGAATTCTCGGACCATTGCTGCAGCAGGGTCACTGTTACGCCCTGGCATAGAGGAGGCATCAAATGAAAAACATTCTCGGATTGAGTGCTGCAACTGCCGCACTATGGTCGGTCCCTGCATCCGCCCAGACGCTCTACTTGGTCTGTCTCGGTTCAGGTGCAGGCAACAGGGTTTCAAGCTCGACGGCATATGGTTTCGACAACCATGGCAATTCAGCTTGGGGACAAGTGGTAGGCCAGCGATCAGTTCCGTTCGACGATCAGGTGAATGTCGAGATCAACGACGACGGCACAGGGCGCGTCAGGATGCCGCGCGCTATGCTCCCGCCAGTGCACGGTGGCTCGGGTGGATGGTTCCAGGTCAAAAACGTCAAGCGTTCTGACAGCGAGATAACCGGTACAATTCAAGTGAACGTGATCAACTCGCCAAAACTGCGCCTTGACCGGATCGGCGGCCGGATCAGCATCAATGGTAAGGCAGGCGATTATTCGGGCGAATGCCAACCTTACGACCCCGCCAGCATTCAGCGTAAATTTTAATATTTAGGACAAAGCTGAGATTACAGCGACGGTGGACTTCCCTGACAATATTACCAAATCCAGATGGTCAACACCCGCCCGCTTGCCCCCGCGCACAAAATTAATGCTAGCCTGCCCCTACTGCCCTTCCGGCAACATCATCCCCGGCACATCCGGAATCTGGATCGATATCGGTTTGTTCAGCGACCGCCCGCCCTGCACAACTGCATAGGCCAAGCCACGGCAATTGGCAGGATTGAGGTGTCGCGTCTTGCCATCAAGCTCGAAGGTGCACACGCTGTTATCGGCCCCGGAAACCGTGATCAGCACCCTGGGTCCGGTGGCTTGCGGCATCTCCCAACGGATGCGGCTGGAATATTGCCCGGCGACCGCCCGGCCCGTAGCATCCCGCCCGGCGATGAAGCGCCCCTTCTGCATCACGACCGTGCAGGTTCCGTTGTCCAGGCTCGGTGAGTCGGTACCCTTCGTCACGATGCATTTCACCGGCGCACCGCTCGCATCGACATCGACGGTAAATGCGACTGTTCCCGATGCTTGCTCGCGCAACGCCTGCGTCGGATAGTCGTCCTCGCTGAACCATGAGCCGATATTTCCATCCGGGCGGGGTCTGGATGCGTCCAGTGCGTTGGCAGCGGCTGTGTCCGCTTGCGCGGCAAGTAACAGGATGAACAATATCATGCGTCGAAGCTATCCCGCGGCGCATGAGGGGTCCAGATCAATCTCCGCCCTTTTCCCGACCGGCAGAACGCCATCGCCCATCGCGATCGATGATGTCTTTCGGTCTGCGGTTATCACCTCGCAGATTCACAATAAGGCCGTGCCATTTCCGACCCATTCGCCCCGGCTATCGGCGAACCTTGCAATAGCGATCGATATCAGCCGCGCTCCATTGTTCCTGCGCGGCGAACGGGCACCGTTCCGGAGAACGCTCCTCTACGGGGGGAATGACGGTAACCTTGAAATCGACGTCAGCCGTCGAACAGCTCAGGTGCAGATTGTTTCGCTTGGGTATCGACGACCTGCCGGTCGTCACGCCGGTTCCCACCTCGAGCTTCAGCGCGCCGTCGCGCGCGAAGGTGAGCTTGAACGTGACCGGCTTGTCATACGGCACGAGCCCTAGCGGAATCTGTCGGCCGTCGACTGACAGGGAGACCAGGAAGAAATCGGGGTTCTCCGGATACCATGTGGCGACGACACCGTTGCAACGACATCCGGCCCCGGCGAGATCGAGGTCGTTGAACGCGACCTTCGCTGTCGGATGCCACTGGCTGAGCCCATTGGCCTTGCGGATCATCATCTCGCCGGTGAACTGAGTCGTTGCCTCGGGCACCGCGATATCGTGGCTGGCGAACGTCCCCGCCGGCGTGCGGCATTGCCACGACTGCGCTTCGGCGTTCGAACAGGAACTGGAAAACAACAGGCAGAGAGCGATCAGCGGACCGGTTCGACTGAGGCGCCGGTGCGCCCGGCCGGTCGCGAAGGCCACACTTACGCTCATTCCGGCTCCTCCCGACGGTACGAGGCGCAATAGCCCGTGACAGGTAAAGCTCTCGTGAAGCCCTTTCACCTCGGTCGTGCGATGTGCCTGGTGCCGATTGACCCGGAGAACTCGCGCGAAATGCAGACAGGCGGGCCCCGCTCGTCCCGCCAGTCAGCGCGTCAGCGGCAGATGCGCACCCGATACCCGTACCGCCACTCGGTCCAGCACCGCGGCCCGTACCAGCCATAACCGCCGCGCCAGCGATAAGGCCGGTAGCGGGGCCCGTCCCAGCCGCCACGGTAGCCGTGCCAGCCACGGTCCCAGCCGCGGCCGCCGCCTCGGCCATAATCGCCGCGGCCGCCGTGATCGTGCCAGCCACCGCCACCATGACCACCCCATCGCTGCGCATCGGCGCTGGTACTGATAGTGAGTGAGGCAACCGCCAGCCCGGTTGCGGCAAAGACGTGTGAGATTTTCATCGCCTGGTCCTTCCTGTCCGTCGAATCGGACATGAAAAAGACTACGCTCGAAACCGGATCGGGATGCTGAATGGAGCGGTAATCTGGCGTACAGGTGCCGCGGGCCGCCGCGCTATCCGCGCGGTTGCTGCTGCGTCGCGCAATGGATGCCCCCGCCCGATTCACCGATCGCATCGATATCGAGCATCACCACCGCCCGGCCGGGATAGAGCGTCGCCAGCGTCTCGCGTGCCTCATCGTCGGCACGCTGGTCGCCGAACTGCGGCGCAATGACCGCACCATTGCAAACATAATAATTGACATAGCTGGCGACGAAGTCCTCGCGCCGCGAGCGGATATCCTCCGGCTCGGGCAGGCGGACGATGGACAGCCGCCGTCCGCGCGCGTCGGTCGCCCGTTCGAGGATGCCCAGCGTCCGGTGCGCCGACAGCGATCCCGGATCCCCGGGGTCGAGCTCGTCGTCGATCTGGATCACCACCCGGCCCGGCCCGACGAACCGCGCCAGTCCGTCGATATGATCGTCGGTGATGTCGGCACCCTTGATGCCCGGCGCCCAGATCATCTTGCGCGCGCCCAGCGCCACGCCGAGCCGCGCGGCGATGCGGTCGGCGGAGAGCCCCGGATTGCGATTGTCGTTCACCCAGCAACTGGCATGCGCCAGCATGGTACCGTCGCCGTCATGCTCGACGCCGCCCTGCTCGCCGACCACGCCGCTGTCGACCAGCGCCAGGCCAAGCCGGGACGCAACACGGCGCGCGACCAGCGCGTCGTTGGCATGGGGCTGCTTGCCGCCCCAGCCATTGAAGCGGATATGCGCGACCGCCAGCTTGCCGTCAGCGCCGCGCACGAAGGTCGGGCCGCTGTCGCGGCACCAAAGATCGTCGGTCGGGATCTCCCAGAACTCGACGCCGCCGGAAAAGGCCGGCCGCTTCAGGCCGATCGCATCGGGCGCGGCGAGCATCGCCACCGGCTCATGCTCCGCGATCGCGTTGGCGACACGGACGATCGCCGCCTGCACCCTCGTCAGGTCGCGCGCGCCATAGGTCGCGACAGCCACCGGCCATTGCATCAGCGTCCGCAGGTGTGGTTCGCTTTCGAGCGGCATCTCGTACGGCGCCGCTCCAGCCCGCACCGCAGCGGCGCAGCCGCCGCCCGGCAATCCAATGCCCATCGCTATCCCGGCCTTGAGTCCGACCCCGATCATCGTCCGTCGATCCATCACGCGATACTGGCCGCTCCGCCAGCCGAGTCAATCTCAGCCTTTGCCGGCACCGCATCGGCGGGAGGGCAAAGGGCCGGGGCGGCCGATTTCGATGGGCAGGTTCGATTCTATTCTCGCCCCATCCGTGGCAGCCCCCGGCAATGGATAGCATCGCCTTAGAAAAGTCGGCCCGCGCCGGCGCGTTGAATCAAACCATCCGAAAGGGGGAACCCGCCCCGACTGGGAGCGATTTTTCCGCCACTTTCCGCACATTTTACCGCTGTTCCGCAGTAACAGGGAAAATCGCCCCCAAGCCTTTGATCCGAAAAGAGGATTTCGACCCGAAAATCCAACATAACAGCGGAAGAAAAAACGAAAGCGCCGAAACAGCAGAAAACAGCGGTGAACCAGCTCGATTCAAACGCCCCGGCCGGTCCCGAGCGCGCCGCCGCCCGGCCTGTCCACGGCAAAATCCCGACTGCTTCGGCACGCGCGCCACCTCCCCGATGACGGCTCGCAAAATTCCCGCTACCCAACCGCCGATGCACGCCCCCTCCCCCGCCCCGACTCCGATGATGGCGCAATATCTCGCGCTGAAGGCCGATGCAGCGGATTGCCTGCTCTTCTACCGCATGGGCGATTTCTTCGAGATGTTCTTCGAGGACGCGAAGATCGCCGCCGCCGTGCTCGACATCGCGCTCACCGCCCGCGGCGAGCATGACGGCGTGCCGATCCCGATGTGCGGCGTGCCGGTCCATGCGGCTGAAGGCTATCTCGCCCGCCTGATCAAGGCCGGCCACCGGGTCGCCATCGCCGAGCAGACCGAAAGCCCGGCCGAGGCCAGGGCGCGGATGGGTTCCAAGGCGCTCGTCTCCCGCGCGATCATCCGCGTGGTGACGGCCGGCACGCTCACCGAGGAGGCCCTGCTCGACGCCCGCACCGCCAATTGGTGCGTCGCGATCGGCGAGGTCGCGGGCGGCGTCGCCCTCGCCGCCGCCGACGTCTCGACCGGCCGGTTCGAGCTGATCGAGACCGATGCGGCAGGACTGGGTGCCGAACTGGCCCGCCTCGCCCCGGCCGAGACGATCGCGTCGGAAGCCGGCACGTTCGCCGAGATCGCGACCACGCTGCGCCCCCGCAGCGAGTTCGACACCGCCAATGGCGAGGCGCGGCTGAAGGCGTTGTTCGGCGTCGCCACGCTTGACGGCTTCGGCCAGTTCAGCCGCGCCGGCCTTGTCGCGGCCGGCGGGCTCGTCGCCTATCTCGATCACACGGCGAAGGGCTCGCTCCCCTTCCTGCGCCCGCCGCGCCTGCTCCAGGCAGCGCAGCAGATGGCGATCGACGGCGCCACCCGCGAAAGCCTTGAACTAACCGCCACCGCCTCGGGCCAGCGTAAGGGCAGCCTGCTCGACTCGGTCGACCGTACCGTCACCGGCGCCGGCGCGCGCGCGCTTGCGGCCGATATCGGCGCCCCGCTGGTCGATCGCGCCCGGATCGAGGCCCGGCTCGATCTCGTGCAGCTGCTCCATGACGATAGCGGGCTGCGCGAGGCGCTTCGATCCACGCTCCGCAGTCTTCCCGATGTCGGCCGCGCGCTCGGCCGCCTCGCCGCCGGACGCGGTTCTCCCCGCGATCTCGGCCAGCTTCGCGACGGGCTCGACGGCGCGTGGAAGCTGGGCGAGCGGCTCGACAGGATCGACCAGCCCCCCGCCCTGCTCGCCGAGCTTGCCCCGCAACTGCGCGGTCATGGCGGGCTGATCGACCTGCTCTCCCGCGCGCTCGTGCCCTCGCCGCCGATCGACGTCTCGGCCGGCGGCTATATTGCCGAGGGCTATGACGCCGCGCTCGACGATTTGCGCGATGCCGGTGCCGGCGGCCGTCGCGCCATTGCAGCGCTTGAGGCGGAATTCCGTACCCAGACCGGCGTGTCGGCGCTCAAGATCCGCCACAATGGCGTGCTCGGCTATCATATCGAGGTTCCGGCCCGTGCCGCCGATCCATTGATGAAGGCGGACAGCGGCTTCACCCATCGCCAGACGCTCGCCGGCGTGGTCCGCTTCAACGCGCCCGCGCTGCACGATGTCGCGATGAAGGTGACCCAGGCAGGTGCCCATGCCCTCGCCGCCGAAGCCGCACATCTCGAAGACCTGACAACGGCGGCGCTCGACCGCCGCGAACCGATAGCCGCGACCGCCGACGCCCTCGCGCGGCTCGACGTCGCCTCCGGCCTGGCGGAGCGCGCGGCGGAGGGCGGCTGGACCCGTCCTGCCCTGGTCGAACATAGCTGCTTCGAGATCGAGGGCGGCCGCCATCCCGTGGTCGAGAACGCCCTGGCCGCGCGGGGCGAGCGCTTCGTCGCGAACGACTGCAGGCTCTCCGAGGACTCGCGCCTCTGGCTGGTGACCGGCCCGAACATGGGCGGTAAATCGACCTTCCTGCGCCAGAACGCGCTGATCGCGGTGCTCGCCCAGGCCGGTGCCTATGTCCCAGCGACATCAGCGAAGCTCGGCCTGGTCGATCGCCTGTTCAGCCGGGTCGGTGCTTCGGACAATCTCGCAAGAGGCCGCTCGACCTTCATGGTCGAGATGGTCGAGACCGCCGCGATCCTGGCCCAGGCGACACCGCGCAGCTTCGTCATCCTCGACGAGGTCGGGCGCGGCACCTCGACCTATGACGGACTCGCCATCGCATGGGCGGTGGTCGAGGCGATCCATGAGGACAATCGCTGCCGCTGCCTGTTCGCCACCCATTATCACGAGTTGACCCGGCTGGCGGAACGCTGCGACGCGCTTACCCTCCACCACGTCCGCGCGCGCGAATGGAAGGGCGATCTGGTCCTGCTCCACGAGGTGAGCGAAGGCCCGGCCGATCGCAGCTACGGCCTCGCCGTGGCGCGGCTGGCGGGCCTCTCCCCGGTGACGATCGCCCGCGCCAAGGCGGTCCTCGCCAAGCTCGAAGCCGGCCGCGCCAAGACCGGCGGCATCGCGGCCGGCCTTGACGACCTGCCCCTCTTCGCCTCGGTTACCGCCGAGGTCGAGCAGGAGACCGACCTGCTGAAGACCGAGGTGGAGAAGATCGACGTGGATGCGCTGACGCCGCGAGAGGCGCTTGACGTGCTGTATCGGCTGAAGGCGCTGGCGAAGGAGTCGTGAGCGGAGCGACCCTCTTCCGCTCTCTCCCCCTGTGGGAGAGGGAAGGGGCCCATCGCATAGCGATGGGAAGGGTGAGGGGGACACGCGCGAGGGTTTCGAACCTCACTCCCCCTCATCCGGCCCTCGGGGCCTCCGTCTCCCACAAGGCGAGAAGGAAAGAAGATGGCGCTGCAACGCGCGTGACGCCATCCTTCGAAACCCCTATCTCCCGATCATGACAGGCCGCTTCGACTCCCTCCCGCACCGCCGCGCGATCATCGATCGCCGCTTGCTTGCCGATGCGCTTGCCGCGCTTGAGGGCGAGGACAAGCTCGCGCTTCGCCGCGCCGCCACCGATATCCTCAAGACGGCGCTCGACGCCGGCCGCGCCGAGATCGCCCGCCGCCTCATCGAGCATCCCTCGCGCGGGCTCGAGGCGGCCGCCGCCCAGGCATTCCTGACCGACCAGCTTCTCCGCCTGCTCTACGACTTCACCGTCACCCGCCTCTACCGCCTGAGCAACCCGACCGCGGCCGAACGCCTCACCCTGATCGCGGTCGGCGGCTATGGCCGCGGCGAGATGGCGCCCTATTCGGACATCGACATCGGTTTCCTCACCCCCTGGAAACAGACCGGCTGGGCCGAGCAGGTGATCGAGACCATGCTCTATGCGCTGTGGGATCTCGGGCTGAAGGTCGGCCATAGCAGCCGCTCGCTCGATGAGATGGTCCGCCAGTCAAGGAGCGACGTGACGATCCGCACCGCCTTGCTCGAGGCGCGCTATGTCTGGGGCGACATGGCGCTTTACGACGAAGCGGCGGCGAAGTTCCACGCCGAGGTACAGGCAGGCACCGCGCGAACCTTCATCACCGAGAAGCTCGCCGAGCGCGAGGTGCGCCACCGCAAGATGGGCGACACGCGCTATGTCGTCGAGCCCAATGTGAAGGAGGCCAAGGGCGGCCTGCGCGATCTGCACACCCTCTTCTGGATCGGCAAATACGCCTATAATGTCAGCGAGCCCGCGCAGTTGGTCGAGGCCGACCTGCTCAGCCGCGCCGAATACCGGTTGTTCCACCGCGCCGAGAACTTCCTCTGGGCGGTGCGCTGCCACCTCCACAGCATCGCCGGCCGCGCCGAGGACCGGCTGACCTTCGACCTGCAGCGCGAGATCGCCGAGCGGATGCGCTTCGCCGACCGGCCGGGCAAGTCGAGCGTCGAGCGTTTCATGCAATATTACTTCCTGCAGGCGAAGACGGTCGGCGACCTGACCGGCGTCTTCCTGGCGCATCTCGACGAGAAGTTCGCCGCGCGCGGGCGCCGTTTCGGCTTCCCGACGCTCCGCCGCGCGCCGGGCAAGCTCAACGGCTTTACCATCGACCGCGGCCGGCTCGCCTTGCCTTCCGACGACTTCCTCCAGAAGAAGCCGGTCCGCCTGATCGAGATGTTCGCGCTGGCCGACAGGCACGGCATGGAGATCCACCCGCTAGCGATGCGCGCCGCCGCGCGCGACGCGAAGCTGGCCGACGACATCCGCCGCGACCCTCAGGCCAATGCGCTGTTCCTCGACGTGCTGACCTCGCCGCGCGATCCGGAGACGGTGCTGCGCTGGATGAACGAGGCGGGGGTGTTCGGCCGCTTCGTGCCGGATTTCGGCAAGGTCGTGGCGCAGATGCAGTTCGACATGTATCACCATTACACAGTCGACGAGCACACCATCCGCGCCATCGGCCTGCTCGCGAAGATCGAGCGCGGCGAGCTCAACGAGGATCATCCGCTCTCCGCCGCGATCATGAAGCAGATCGTCTCGCGCCGCGTGCTCTATGTCGCCGTGCTGCTCCACGACATCGCCAAGGGCCGCGGCGGCGATCATTCGATCCTGGGTGCGGAGGTCGCGCACCGGCTCTGCCCGCGCTTCGGCCTGAACGCGGCGGAGACCGAGACGGTCGCCTGGCTGGTGCGATGGCACCTGCTGATGTCGGCCACCGCCTTCAAGCGCGACCTGTCCGACTTCAAGACCATCCTGGATTTCTGCGAGATCGTGCAGAGTCCCGAACGCCTTCGCCTCCTGCTGGCCCTGACCGTGGTCGACATCCGCGCGGTCGGCCCCGGCGTGTGGAACGGCTGGAAGCGCCAGCTCCTTTCCGACCTCTATGAATCGGCGGAGGAAGTGCTCCGGCTCGGCCACAAGCAGAAGGGCCGCAGCGAACGCATCGCCGCCAAGCAGGAAACGTTGCAGGCAGCACTCGGCTGGGACGATGCCCGCTTCGCCGCGCTGGTGAAGCGCCTGCCCGAACCCTATTGGGTCGCCGAGCCAGAGGATGTGCTGGTCCGCAACGCGCGCGTGATCGAGGAGGCCGGTTCGGCCCAGCTCTTCATCGCGGCGCAGGTCTATCCGGAACGCGGCGCGACCCTCGTCACCGTCTATGCCGCCGACCATCCCGGCCTGTTCTACCGAATCGCCGGCGCGATCAGCGTCGCGGGCGGCAACATCATCGACGCGCGAATCCACACCACGCGCGACGGCATGGCGCTCGACAATTTCCTCGTGCAGGACCCGGTCGGCCGCCCGTTCGACGATGCCGGCCAGCTCGGACGGCTGAAGAGCGCGATCGAGGATGCGCTGGCCAACCGCTCGAAGCTTGCCGACCGGCTGATGGCCAAGCCGCTGCCGCGCACCCGCGCCGAGGCGTTCGACATCGCGCCGAACGTGCTGATCGACAACCGCGCCTCGAATC
This window encodes:
- a CDS encoding organic hydroperoxide resistance protein, yielding MSETKILYTAKTHATGGRDGAAQSSDGRLDIKLSSPGTSGGGTNPEQLFAAGWSACFIGAMGLVARELKVALPADLAVDAEVDLANDSTGYFLRARLNVSLPGVERDVARALVDGAHQHCPYSKATRGNIAVEINLV
- a CDS encoding MarR family transcriptional regulator, giving the protein MTAAAPVDLSTLRLSDFLCFAIYSANLAFGRAYKPLLEQFGLTYTQYIVIVALSEEDGQTVGRLGEKLFLESNTLTPILKKLEALGYLSRRRDLADERQVLLSLTAAGRDLHERSLCVNLVEATGLTAEEFPILRKAVGRLRDNLLDATHPGA
- a CDS encoding energy transducer TonB; translated protein: MILFILLLAAQADTAAANALDASRPRPDGNIGSWFSEDDYPTQALREQASGTVAFTVDVDASGAPVKCIVTKGTDSPSLDNGTCTVVMQKGRFIAGRDATGRAVAGQYSSRIRWEMPQATGPRVLITVSGADNSVCTFELDGKTRHLNPANCRGLAYAVVQGGRSLNKPISIQIPDVPGMMLPEGQ
- a CDS encoding agmatine deiminase family protein, with translation MIGVGLKAGIAMGIGLPGGGCAAAVRAGAAPYEMPLESEPHLRTLMQWPVAVATYGARDLTRVQAAIVRVANAIAEHEPVAMLAAPDAIGLKRPAFSGGVEFWEIPTDDLWCRDSGPTFVRGADGKLAVAHIRFNGWGGKQPHANDALVARRVASRLGLALVDSGVVGEQGGVEHDGDGTMLAHASCWVNDNRNPGLSADRIAARLGVALGARKMIWAPGIKGADITDDHIDGLARFVGPGRVVIQIDDELDPGDPGSLSAHRTLGILERATDARGRRLSIVRLPEPEDIRSRREDFVASYVNYYVCNGAVIAPQFGDQRADDEARETLATLYPGRAVVMLDIDAIGESGGGIHCATQQQPRG
- the mutS gene encoding DNA mismatch repair protein MutS, producing MMAQYLALKADAADCLLFYRMGDFFEMFFEDAKIAAAVLDIALTARGEHDGVPIPMCGVPVHAAEGYLARLIKAGHRVAIAEQTESPAEARARMGSKALVSRAIIRVVTAGTLTEEALLDARTANWCVAIGEVAGGVALAAADVSTGRFELIETDAAGLGAELARLAPAETIASEAGTFAEIATTLRPRSEFDTANGEARLKALFGVATLDGFGQFSRAGLVAAGGLVAYLDHTAKGSLPFLRPPRLLQAAQQMAIDGATRESLELTATASGQRKGSLLDSVDRTVTGAGARALAADIGAPLVDRARIEARLDLVQLLHDDSGLREALRSTLRSLPDVGRALGRLAAGRGSPRDLGQLRDGLDGAWKLGERLDRIDQPPALLAELAPQLRGHGGLIDLLSRALVPSPPIDVSAGGYIAEGYDAALDDLRDAGAGGRRAIAALEAEFRTQTGVSALKIRHNGVLGYHIEVPARAADPLMKADSGFTHRQTLAGVVRFNAPALHDVAMKVTQAGAHALAAEAAHLEDLTTAALDRREPIAATADALARLDVASGLAERAAEGGWTRPALVEHSCFEIEGGRHPVVENALAARGERFVANDCRLSEDSRLWLVTGPNMGGKSTFLRQNALIAVLAQAGAYVPATSAKLGLVDRLFSRVGASDNLARGRSTFMVEMVETAAILAQATPRSFVILDEVGRGTSTYDGLAIAWAVVEAIHEDNRCRCLFATHYHELTRLAERCDALTLHHVRAREWKGDLVLLHEVSEGPADRSYGLAVARLAGLSPVTIARAKAVLAKLEAGRAKTGGIAAGLDDLPLFASVTAEVEQETDLLKTEVEKIDVDALTPREALDVLYRLKALAKES
- a CDS encoding [protein-PII] uridylyltransferase, encoding MTGRFDSLPHRRAIIDRRLLADALAALEGEDKLALRRAATDILKTALDAGRAEIARRLIEHPSRGLEAAAAQAFLTDQLLRLLYDFTVTRLYRLSNPTAAERLTLIAVGGYGRGEMAPYSDIDIGFLTPWKQTGWAEQVIETMLYALWDLGLKVGHSSRSLDEMVRQSRSDVTIRTALLEARYVWGDMALYDEAAAKFHAEVQAGTARTFITEKLAEREVRHRKMGDTRYVVEPNVKEAKGGLRDLHTLFWIGKYAYNVSEPAQLVEADLLSRAEYRLFHRAENFLWAVRCHLHSIAGRAEDRLTFDLQREIAERMRFADRPGKSSVERFMQYYFLQAKTVGDLTGVFLAHLDEKFAARGRRFGFPTLRRAPGKLNGFTIDRGRLALPSDDFLQKKPVRLIEMFALADRHGMEIHPLAMRAAARDAKLADDIRRDPQANALFLDVLTSPRDPETVLRWMNEAGVFGRFVPDFGKVVAQMQFDMYHHYTVDEHTIRAIGLLAKIERGELNEDHPLSAAIMKQIVSRRVLYVAVLLHDIAKGRGGDHSILGAEVAHRLCPRFGLNAAETETVAWLVRWHLLMSATAFKRDLSDFKTILDFCEIVQSPERLRLLLALTVVDIRAVGPGVWNGWKRQLLSDLYESAEEVLRLGHKQKGRSERIAAKQETLQAALGWDDARFAALVKRLPEPYWVAEPEDVLVRNARVIEEAGSAQLFIAAQVYPERGATLVTVYAADHPGLFYRIAGAISVAGGNIIDARIHTTRDGMALDNFLVQDPVGRPFDDAGQLGRLKSAIEDALANRSKLADRLMAKPLPRTRAEAFDIAPNVLIDNRASNRFTVIEVNARDRPALLHQLAHALFQSKVTIHSAHVATYGERAVDTFYLTDLTGDKIAGGLRLKAIEKRLLEAAAGTPMQEAA